Proteins encoded by one window of Salvia splendens isolate huo1 chromosome 5, SspV2, whole genome shotgun sequence:
- the LOC121802775 gene encoding probable glutathione S-transferase — protein MVEKVILLNMFASMFGMRARVALAAKGVEYEYKEEDFRNKSPLLLQSNPIHMKIPVLIHNDKLVCESLVIVEYIDEVWNQKYPLLPTHPYQRAQARFWADYIDKKLYDPGRKIWTKSGEELEAAKKEFVEILKQLELELGDKAFFGGERFGFLDVALVTYSTWFHTYEKCGGFRIEEHCPKLIEWVNRCLEIDFVSETLVDQAKVYDFALGLRKVFNIDTS, from the exons atggtgGAGAAGGTGATTCTGCTGAATATGTTCGCTAGCATGTTTGGAATGAGGGCTAGGGTGGCGCTAGCCGCAAAAGGCGTAGAATACGAGTACAAAGAGGAGGACTTTCGCAACAAAAGCCCGCTTCTTCTTCAATCCAATCCCATTCACATGAAAATCCCGGTTTTGATTCATAACGATAAACTTGTTTGCGAGTCACTCGTCATTGTTGAGTACATCGACGAGGTTTGGAACCAAAAATACCCTCTTTTGCCCACCCATCCTTATCAGAGAGCTCAAGCTAGGTTTTGGGCTGATTACATTGACAAAAAG CTGTATGATCCTGGAAGGAAGATCTGGACTAAGAGCGGGGAAGAGCTGGAAGCGGCGAAGAAGGAATTCGTTGAGATTCTGAAGCAGTTGGAATTGGAGCTGGGAGACAAGGCCTTCTTCGGTGGCGAGAGGTTCGGGTTTTTGGATGTGGCGTTGGTCACGTATTCGACATGGTTCCACACCTATGAAAAATGTGGTGGTTTCAGAATTGAAGAGCACTGCCCCAAGCTCATTGAGTGGGTGAACAGGTGTTTAGAGATTGATTTTGTGTCGGAAACCTTGGTCGATCAGGCCAAGGTTTACGACTTTGCTTTAGGGCTAAGGAAGGTGTTCAACATTGACACCTCCTAA